The Methylocella silvestris BL2 DNA segment CTTCGGCCATGGCCTCGAAGCCAAGGCCACCATCGCGATCTGGCGTAACCGCGCCACGGAAACATCGCTCATCGGCGAGTTCGCGTTTCAGGTGAAGTTCGACAATTATGACGCCCTGCATATAAAGGCCAAGGCGCGTTCGGAAGACTTCTTCAAGGATGTTCAGACGAGAGCCCCGGATTGGGTGGCGCTCGGCGCGACCAAGACCGCGGTGGTCTATGGCCTCGGCCATAAAGACGCGTGCGGGCGCGAATGACAAAAGCGCGCGAGGCCGACCGCTCCGGGGCGGCGGGGCGGGCTTCCCTGCCTGAGATATTTTTGGCCTTTCTCGTCATCGGCGCCACGAGTTTTGGCGGTGGGGTCGTCGCCTATCTGCGCAATGCGCTGGTGATCGGCCGCGGCTGGCTCGACGAGGAGCAGTTTCTGTCGGCGCTGGAGATCGCGCAGGCTCTGCCGGGGCTCAACGCCACCAATATGAGCGTCATCGTCGGCGACCGGCTGCGCGGTCCGCCAGGCGCCGCGCTCGCCTTTATTGGCATGACGGCGCCGGGCGCCGCGTTGGTGATGACGCTCGGCGTGCTCTATGCCTCGAACGCCGAAAATCCTTACGTCAATGCGGGACTGATCGGCGTCGGCGCCGCCGCAGTCGGCATGCTGAGCGCCGTGACCTTTCAGATCGGGCGCAAGCAGCTGCGGCGGCCGGTCGACCTCGCCATCATCCTTGTCACCGTCGCGATGGTGAGCTTCTTCCACATCTCGTTGGTGATCGTTCTTCTGACGGTCGGCCCGCTCGCCGTTCTGATCTACCGGCCGCGGCGGGGCGGCGGCGCGCAGCCGCCGGAGTAGCAGCCGCATGCAGGATCAAAATCTCGGCGTATTCGGGGTCTTCGCCCTGTTGTCCGTGCTGGCGGTCGGCGGCGGCTCGGCCGTGCTGCCGGAAATGAAGACGCTGGTGGTCGAGACCCATCATTGGCTGAATGACGATCAGTTCCGCGACATTTATGGCCTCGGCCAGATGGCGCCGGGTCCGAATATGCTGATGGTCATCGTG contains these protein-coding regions:
- a CDS encoding chromate transporter; protein product: MTKAREADRSGAAGRASLPEIFLAFLVIGATSFGGGVVAYLRNALVIGRGWLDEEQFLSALEIAQALPGLNATNMSVIVGDRLRGPPGAALAFIGMTAPGAALVMTLGVLYASNAENPYVNAGLIGVGAAAVGMLSAVTFQIGRKQLRRPVDLAIILVTVAMVSFFHISLVIVLLTVGPLAVLIYRPRRGGGAQPPE